GCTGTTGGCTGTGGGGTTGGCTAAGCATTGCCTGCGCGGATGACGGCTTTCCTGCTTCGGAAATTACCCTGGTAGTGCCCTTTGGAACCGGAGGCGCCACCAATGTGCTGTTTCGCGATATCGCGGAGTACGCTCAAGACTATCTGGATACGCCCATTGTGACGGTCAACATGGCGGGAAGCGGCGCAACCCGTGGCTCCCAGTTCGTCAAAAACGCCCTGCCTGATGGCCATACCCTTCTGGGCAGTCACCAAACCATCGATTTATCCTATTTTGCCGGTCTTGCTGCCTATTCTCATCACGCCTTTTCGCCGATTGCTTTGCTCACTCGAACGGTGAATATCCCTGCGACCTACACCGGGCATGATGCCAAGCGGGCCAGTGATATTGCCATGCTGGTCAAAGAACAACCTGGGAAGCTTAGTTTTGGGGTGATTCCCAGCTCCACTGACCATTTTTTCTGGCTGCATTTTTTCCGTCAGGCCAATATTCCGCTCGAAGCCGTCGAGATTATCCACTATCCCGATACCGGCTCTCAGGTCGAGGCGCTGCTTGCACACGAGATCGATTTTTCAATGCTCAATTTACCATCTGCCGGGCGTCTGTTTGAAGCTGGGGCTTTAACCCCGCTGGGCGTTGCGGGTGAGCAGCGGCTGGCTAGCCTGCCGACAGTGCCTACCCTCAGGGAACAAGGCATCGATCTTGTCAATACCACCAATCGCGGTCTCTTTGCGCCGCCCGGAACGCCGGTCACGGTCCTGGCGAGGCTGGCTGAGGCTTTTGGCCAAGCCATCCAGAACCCTGAGCTGGCCAGTCGGATCGAGAAGGCGCATGGTTCGCTGGTGGATTATCGCCCCCTGGATGACTACGCCCGATATCTTGACGATCAGTACACAGTGCTCCAATCGTTGACCGAGGAAATAGCCTTCTCACGTTAGCCAGTGTGAAGTGAGACACCCATAGGAGAAACTGTCCTCGTGCCGATCAATGCCCGCGACCTTGCGCTAGACACGCTACTAATGATGGCCGCCGCAACCCTGCTTCTGATGGGCGTGGTAGACGTTTTGTATGGCGTGTCTGATACCCACTCGCTGTTTGCCGTTGCCCTGGTGCCGGATGCTGCGCTTGCTACCTGTCTCGCAAGCATTGGTGTGCTGGCCACCCTTCAACGCTGGCGGCGTGTTCGGTGGCTGTGCGCATTGGGGATAATGGGAATATCGCTGTACACCCTTAGCCACAATGCGTCTTCCGGCTCGCTGTTATCCTCCTGGCTAACGGGTCAGGAACGCATGACCAGCCTGGGAGCAGGGGCGTTGTTAGCGGTGGCGCTGTGTTTATGGTGGGGGTGCTCAACTGCCCGGCGGCGTTGGCTATGGCTGGCCACCGGGATTGGTCTATGGCTGTTTGGCGGGCTGCTATTGGCCAGGCTGTGGGTAGGGGTTGAGCTGGATCATCCGATTTTTTCATCGTCGCCGGTGGGCGTGGTGGTTTTCATGCTGCTGCTGGGGGCGGCCAAGATTGGGGTCGCCAGCCGTCGCCTCACCGAAACCCTGCAACTGAGCCGCTTGACAGCGTTGTCCGGCCTGGCGGGGGTTATCGTTAGCGGCGTGGTCTGGTGGATACTTAGTCTGCAGCAGTTCACGACCACCCAGCAGCAAGCCATGTACCTGCTTGATAATGTTCAGATCAATGCCGAGCAGGCGATGAACGCCCGGCTAAGCTTGATGCAGCGTATGGCCGAGCGCATCGATGCGTATCCAGGTGACTTCAACAGCGAGCTGCTGACCCAGGATGGGCAGAGCTATCTGCGCGATACGCCCAGCCTGCAGGCTATGGCGTTAGTGGATGACGACATGCGCACCACCTGGACTCAGTGGCGCACGTCGAGCAGTGGGGAGTGGCTTCAACAACAGCTCGACAAGCCCGCAATACAGGCGTGGCTGGCCGTGCCGTTTAGTCGGGCCCGCCTGATGATCAGCGATCAGCAGATGCCCAGCGCGGCGCTCTTGACGGTGCCGATTCCTCAGCAGGACCAACAGCTTGTGGCCAGCCTTGATCTGGCCGTCATGCTCAATAACGAGCTGCGCCTTGAGCTGGGGCCGTTTCAGGTCAACGTTAGCCGTGACGATAACTCACTGCTGATGCTCCACCCACCTGGGTTTAATGCCGACACAACGTTAAATCCCGATATGGCATTGGCCACCCGTAAGACGGGGTTGCCCGGTGGGGTTAGCCTGGATCTGGAGGCGTTTCCGGGCAGCCATTACAACTGGTATCTGGCGGGCTTCATGCCGGTCATCGTGGCCATGGTCGGGCTAATGTTAAGCGGCCTGCTGGCGTTTTCCCTGGGGCTTGTCGAGGCCATTGTCGCTCGGGCGAGAGAACTTGCCGAGGCGCGTCAAACCCTTGAGGACCAGCAGCATATACAGCGGATGATCGCCCAGGAGGCGCCCCTCGACGATATTCTGGAAAGCCTTTGTCAGTTGCTTGAGCGCCAACTGCCTGGTTCGCTGTGTTCGGTCATGCTGGCGAATAAAGCGAAGACGCACCTTACGTTGGCGGCGGGTAAGCGGTTGCCCGATGTCTACCGAGAAGCTATCCAGAAGGTGGCCATTGGGCCTTCAATGGGCGCATGCGGCAGCGCGGCTTACCAGCGTAGCCAGGTGATCAGTGAGTGCATCGCCAACGATGAGCGCTGGCAAGGGTATCATGACGTTGCCCGGCAAGCGGGATTGGTCGCATGTTGGTCGAGCCCGGTGATGGGCAGCAATGGCCAACTGCTGGGGACTTTCGCGACCTATTCCCACCGACTGAGGGTGCCTACTGAGCAAGATAACTTACTGATCGACAAGGCAGCTGGGCTAATGGCGCTGGCGGTTGAGCGTTTTCAGGTCCGACGCTCGCTCGAGGAAAGCGAGCAGCGCTACCGCTCATTGTTCACCCACCACCCGGATGCGGTTTTTTCGCTTGATGAGCAAGGCCGTTTCGCCACGGCCAATGCCACTTGCGCGACAATTAGCGGCTACGCGGTTGAGGAGATTGTCGGTAGCCACTTCAACTGTTTTATCTACGATGAAGACATCGATTTAGTCAATCAGCGTTACCAATCCGTC
This window of the Halomonas sp. SH5A2 genome carries:
- a CDS encoding tripartite tricarboxylate transporter substrate binding protein, which produces MALPGTITLNRWWLGCWLWGWLSIACADDGFPASEITLVVPFGTGGATNVLFRDIAEYAQDYLDTPIVTVNMAGSGATRGSQFVKNALPDGHTLLGSHQTIDLSYFAGLAAYSHHAFSPIALLTRTVNIPATYTGHDAKRASDIAMLVKEQPGKLSFGVIPSSTDHFFWLHFFRQANIPLEAVEIIHYPDTGSQVEALLAHEIDFSMLNLPSAGRLFEAGALTPLGVAGEQRLASLPTVPTLREQGIDLVNTTNRGLFAPPGTPVTVLARLAEAFGQAIQNPELASRIEKAHGSLVDYRPLDDYARYLDDQYTVLQSLTEEIAFSR
- a CDS encoding bifunctional diguanylate cyclase/phosphodiesterase produces the protein MPINARDLALDTLLMMAAATLLLMGVVDVLYGVSDTHSLFAVALVPDAALATCLASIGVLATLQRWRRVRWLCALGIMGISLYTLSHNASSGSLLSSWLTGQERMTSLGAGALLAVALCLWWGCSTARRRWLWLATGIGLWLFGGLLLARLWVGVELDHPIFSSSPVGVVVFMLLLGAAKIGVASRRLTETLQLSRLTALSGLAGVIVSGVVWWILSLQQFTTTQQQAMYLLDNVQINAEQAMNARLSLMQRMAERIDAYPGDFNSELLTQDGQSYLRDTPSLQAMALVDDDMRTTWTQWRTSSSGEWLQQQLDKPAIQAWLAVPFSRARLMISDQQMPSAALLTVPIPQQDQQLVASLDLAVMLNNELRLELGPFQVNVSRDDNSLLMLHPPGFNADTTLNPDMALATRKTGLPGGVSLDLEAFPGSHYNWYLAGFMPVIVAMVGLMLSGLLAFSLGLVEAIVARARELAEARQTLEDQQHIQRMIAQEAPLDDILESLCQLLERQLPGSLCSVMLANKAKTHLTLAAGKRLPDVYREAIQKVAIGPSMGACGSAAYQRSQVISECIANDERWQGYHDVARQAGLVACWSSPVMGSNGQLLGTFATYSHRLRVPTEQDNLLIDKAAGLMALAVERFQVRRSLEESEQRYRSLFTHHPDAVFSLDEQGRFATANATCATISGYAVEEIVGSHFNCFIYDEDIDLVNQRYQSVMQGSIIRYELVIRDRAGEPHIMDLINLPIVIDGEIQGLYGIAQEVTDKRQQESRLRTLERSVEASVNGVVIADATQPGLPIVYANQAFTEMTGYEQAEILGRNCRFLQGEETDPETVEKIRQRLSDQRDIHVTLRNYRKDGSLFWNDLYIAPVRSPDAQLTHFVGVQHDITEHKAFEARLAYHATHDDLTQLPNRSLFEETLIDAFTKAQSQQHRVAVLFVDLDDFKPINDNLGHAVGDRVLEEVAKRLLSAVDEYHLVARLGGDEFVILHPWVNDEADVVEVADRLLATLSRPYCIEGHELYLTASVGIAISEEALLEPQMLIQQADMAMYKAKQRGRNAYQWFSAAFNDTASERLVLRNELQEAIESQAFELYYQPLLNRNGQLVSVEALLRWPHPTKGFISPARFIPLAEATGQIMPISEWVLNRACRDMQALAQQGRGNLAVAVNLSPLQFQRVDFLATLQQTLSDTGLPPQQLALEITEGILMENTEVAIDTLRALRNMDIRVSIDDFGTGFSSLSYLKHLPVNTVKIDRSFIHELHQSEADSAIVKGIISMAHHLGLNVVAEGVETSDQHRQLLDYHCDAFQGFGLARPMPLASLVTFIDSLNERPSVRSLR